The following proteins are co-located in the Thermus thermophilus HB8 genome:
- the argJ gene encoding bifunctional glutamate N-acetyltransferase/amino-acid acetyltransferase ArgJ produces the protein MAVRLPRGFRAGATRAGIKPSGRPDLALLVSGLPAAWAYAATQNRAAAPSIHRGRALYASGKPLRAVVVNAGNANCATGERGYEDDRRMAELAALRLGLSPEEVLTASTGVIGVPLPVEKIARGLPEIGLTPFAEAFAEAILTTDTRPKVAEAEVAGARIVGLAKGSGMIHPNMATMLAFLVTDALVPQEALRAGWRRVVERTFNQVTVDGDTSTNDLALLMANGAYGEVPLKAFFEGVEAVAQELARMIARDGEGATKLMVVRVVGAATEEEARRAARAIAGSALWKSALYGNDPNWGRILAALGNSGARFDPLRVRIVLQGIPLYEGGVLPFDREEAGRAMRAEEVEVLVDLREGQGAGEAYGCDLTEDYVRINALYTT, from the coding sequence ATGGCCGTGAGGCTTCCCAGGGGCTTTAGGGCGGGGGCCACCCGGGCGGGGATCAAGCCCTCGGGAAGGCCCGACCTCGCCCTTTTGGTCTCCGGCTTGCCCGCGGCCTGGGCCTACGCCGCCACGCAGAACCGGGCGGCCGCGCCCTCCATCCACCGGGGAAGGGCGCTTTACGCCTCGGGGAAGCCCTTGAGGGCCGTGGTGGTGAACGCCGGCAACGCCAACTGCGCCACCGGGGAAAGAGGCTACGAGGACGACCGGCGCATGGCCGAGCTCGCCGCCTTGCGCCTCGGGCTTTCCCCGGAGGAGGTCCTCACCGCCTCCACCGGGGTGATCGGGGTGCCCTTGCCCGTGGAAAAGATCGCGAGGGGCTTGCCCGAGATCGGCCTCACCCCCTTCGCCGAGGCCTTCGCCGAGGCCATCCTCACCACGGACACCCGCCCCAAGGTGGCCGAGGCCGAGGTGGCGGGGGCCAGGATCGTGGGCCTCGCCAAGGGAAGCGGCATGATCCACCCCAACATGGCCACCATGCTCGCCTTCCTGGTCACGGACGCCCTGGTCCCCCAGGAGGCCTTGAGGGCCGGGTGGCGGCGGGTAGTGGAGCGCACCTTCAACCAAGTCACCGTGGACGGGGACACCTCCACCAACGACCTCGCCCTCCTCATGGCCAACGGGGCCTACGGGGAGGTGCCCCTGAAGGCCTTCTTTGAGGGGGTGGAGGCCGTGGCCCAAGAGCTTGCCCGCATGATCGCCCGGGACGGGGAGGGGGCCACCAAGCTCATGGTGGTGCGGGTGGTGGGGGCGGCCACGGAGGAGGAGGCGCGGCGGGCGGCGAGGGCCATTGCGGGAAGCGCCCTCTGGAAGAGCGCCCTCTACGGCAACGACCCCAACTGGGGGAGGATCCTGGCCGCCCTCGGCAACTCGGGGGCCCGGTTTGACCCCTTGCGGGTGCGCATCGTTCTCCAGGGGATTCCCCTCTACGAGGGCGGGGTTCTTCCCTTTGACCGGGAGGAGGCGGGCCGGGCCATGCGGGCCGAGGAGGTGGAGGTCCTGGTGGACCTCCGGGAGGGGCAAGGGGCAGGGGAGGCCTACGGCTGCGACCTCACCGAGGACTACGTGCGCATCAACGCCCTTTACACCACCTGA
- the argC gene encoding N-acetyl-gamma-glutamyl-phosphate reductase: MGILGASGYGGAELLRLLKAHPEVELVGFSSRKYEGRPLEAAWPQLWDGRLFAAQEEVLERAEVVFLALPNGLSMEIAPEALKAGKRVVDLSGDFRLPPEVYEAWYRIPHKSPDLYREAVYGLPELHREELKGARLVANPGCYVTAATLALAPLAAEGVLKGAFVVGLSGVSGAGREAEGTAFAEVNENLKPYKAGGTHRHIPEMERNLGRILAQGRRVRTHGEARAVRLSFTPHLVPMTRGILVTAEAEVEGAWSQESLEALYRDFYAGEPFVRVLKGLPETKATLGSNRVDVRPLYEERTGRVLVFAALDNLVKGMAGQAVQNLNLMLGLPEETALPKEGLWP, translated from the coding sequence GTGGGGATCCTGGGGGCCTCGGGGTACGGGGGGGCGGAGCTTTTGCGGCTCCTCAAGGCCCACCCCGAGGTGGAGCTCGTGGGGTTTTCCAGCCGCAAGTACGAGGGAAGGCCCCTGGAGGCCGCCTGGCCCCAGCTTTGGGACGGAAGGCTCTTCGCCGCCCAAGAGGAGGTCCTAGAGCGGGCGGAGGTGGTCTTCCTCGCCCTTCCCAACGGGCTTTCCATGGAGATCGCCCCCGAGGCCCTTAAGGCGGGGAAGCGGGTGGTGGACCTCTCCGGGGACTTCCGCCTGCCCCCCGAGGTCTACGAGGCTTGGTACCGCATCCCCCATAAGAGCCCTGACCTCTACCGGGAAGCGGTCTACGGCCTTCCCGAGCTCCACCGGGAGGAGCTTAAGGGGGCGAGGCTCGTGGCCAACCCGGGTTGCTACGTGACCGCCGCCACCTTGGCCCTCGCGCCCTTGGCGGCGGAAGGGGTCCTGAAGGGGGCCTTCGTGGTGGGCCTGAGCGGGGTCTCGGGGGCGGGGCGGGAGGCCGAGGGCACCGCCTTCGCCGAGGTCAACGAGAACCTCAAGCCCTACAAGGCGGGGGGCACCCACCGGCACATCCCCGAGATGGAGCGGAACCTGGGGAGGATTTTGGCCCAGGGGAGGCGCGTCCGCACCCACGGGGAGGCGAGGGCGGTGCGGCTTTCCTTCACCCCCCACCTGGTGCCCATGACCCGGGGGATCCTGGTCACCGCCGAGGCGGAGGTGGAGGGCGCTTGGAGCCAGGAGAGCCTAGAGGCGCTTTACCGGGACTTCTACGCCGGGGAGCCTTTCGTGCGGGTCCTTAAGGGGCTTCCCGAGACCAAGGCCACCCTGGGGAGCAACCGGGTGGACGTGAGGCCCCTCTACGAGGAGAGGACGGGGCGGGTTTTGGTCTTCGCCGCCCTGGACAACCTGGTGAAGGGCATGGCGGGGCAGGCGGTGCAGAACCTCAACCTGATGCTGGGCCTTCCCGAGGAGACGGCGCTTCCCAAGGAGGGGTTATGGCCGTGA
- a CDS encoding Uma2 family endonuclease, whose product MVRPYRFSLEEFLKLPLPERGVELLEGEIYQMAPIGPRHAYAVNRWNRVFSSLPEVFVQVQGPLALPPDTYLEPDLALLRPGDYRERLPRPEDVLLVVEVADASLDYDLTKKVPLYAKAGVPEVWVQDLLGGKLLLFRTPEEDHYREQIWVRPGERVSPLAFPEAFLEVPW is encoded by the coding sequence ATGGTCCGGCCCTACCGCTTTAGCCTGGAGGAGTTCCTGAAGCTTCCCCTTCCCGAGCGGGGGGTGGAGCTTCTAGAGGGAGAGATCTACCAGATGGCGCCCATAGGTCCTCGGCACGCCTACGCCGTAAACCGCTGGAACCGGGTTTTTTCCAGTCTTCCCGAAGTCTTTGTCCAGGTGCAGGGGCCCTTGGCCCTGCCCCCGGACACCTACCTGGAACCGGATCTTGCCCTGCTTCGGCCGGGGGACTACCGCGAGCGCCTGCCCCGCCCGGAGGATGTTCTCCTTGTGGTGGAGGTGGCGGACGCGTCCTTGGACTACGACCTCACCAAGAAGGTCCCCCTCTACGCCAAGGCCGGGGTGCCGGAGGTCTGGGTCCAGGACCTCCTGGGGGGAAAGCTCCTCCTCTTCCGCACCCCGGAGGAAGACCACTACCGGGAGCAGATCTGGGTGAGGCCTGGGGAGAGGGTCTCCCCCCTCGCCTTTCCCGAGGCCTTCTTGGAGGTGCCGTGGTAA
- the argF gene encoding ornithine carbamoyltransferase — MGGEALTLPKDLLDFSGYGPKELQALLDLAEQLKRERYRGEDLKGKVLALLFEKPSLRTRTTLEVAMVHLGGHAVYLDQKQVGIGEREPVRDVAKNLERFVEGIAARVFRHETVEALARHAKVPVVNALSDRAHPLQALADLLTLKEVFGGLAGLEVAWVGDGNNVLNSLLEVAPLAGLKVRVATPKGYEPDPGLLKRANAFFTHDPKEAALGAHALYTDVWTSMGQEAEREKRLRDFQGFQVNGELLKLLRPEGVFLHCLPAHYGEETTEEAVHGPRSRVFDQAENRLHTAKAVLLTLLK, encoded by the coding sequence ATGGGGGGAGAGGCCCTGACCCTGCCCAAGGACCTTCTGGACTTTTCCGGCTACGGCCCCAAGGAGCTTCAGGCCCTTCTGGACCTGGCGGAGCAGCTAAAGCGGGAGCGCTACCGGGGGGAGGACCTCAAAGGGAAGGTCCTCGCCCTCCTCTTTGAGAAGCCCTCCTTGCGCACCCGGACGACCCTCGAGGTGGCCATGGTCCACCTGGGGGGGCACGCCGTTTACCTGGACCAGAAGCAGGTGGGCATCGGGGAGAGGGAGCCCGTGAGGGACGTGGCCAAGAACCTGGAGCGCTTCGTGGAGGGGATCGCCGCCCGGGTCTTTCGCCACGAGACGGTGGAGGCCCTGGCCCGCCACGCCAAGGTCCCCGTGGTGAACGCCCTCTCCGACCGCGCCCACCCCCTCCAGGCCCTGGCGGACCTCCTCACCCTGAAGGAGGTTTTTGGGGGGCTTGCGGGCCTCGAGGTGGCCTGGGTGGGGGACGGAAACAACGTCCTGAACTCCCTTCTTGAGGTGGCTCCCCTGGCGGGCCTTAAGGTGCGGGTCGCGACCCCCAAGGGCTACGAGCCCGACCCTGGCCTTCTCAAGCGGGCGAACGCCTTCTTCACCCACGACCCCAAGGAGGCCGCCTTGGGCGCCCACGCCCTCTACACCGACGTCTGGACCAGCATGGGGCAGGAGGCGGAAAGGGAGAAGCGCCTCCGGGACTTCCAGGGCTTCCAGGTGAACGGGGAGTTGCTCAAGCTCCTCCGCCCGGAGGGTGTCTTCCTCCACTGCCTCCCCGCCCACTACGGGGAGGAGACCACGGAGGAGGCGGTCCACGGGCCGCGGAGCCGGGTCTTTGACCAGGCGGAAAACCGCCTCCACACCGCCAAGGCCGTGCTTCTTACCTTGCTAAAGTAG
- the bshB1 gene encoding bacillithiol biosynthesis deacetylase BshB1, whose translation MLDLLVVAPHPDDGELGCGGTLARAKAEGLSTGILDLTRGEMGSKGTPEEREKEVAEASRILGLDFRGNLGFPDGGLADVPEQRLKLAQALRRLRPRVVFAPLEADRHPDHTAASRLAVAAVHLAGLRKAPLEGEPFRVERLFFYPGNHPFAPSFLVKISAFIDQWEAAVLAYRSQFTGEAASETVGPKGVEARKAMRRYWGNYLGVDYAEPFVSPLPVLYVPWSRA comes from the coding sequence ATGCTTGACCTCTTGGTCGTCGCCCCCCACCCCGACGACGGGGAGCTGGGCTGTGGCGGGACCCTGGCCCGGGCCAAGGCCGAGGGGCTTTCCACGGGGATTTTGGACCTCACCCGGGGGGAGATGGGCTCCAAGGGCACCCCGGAGGAGCGGGAGAAGGAGGTGGCCGAGGCGAGCCGGATCCTGGGGCTGGACTTTAGGGGAAACCTTGGGTTTCCCGACGGGGGGCTCGCCGACGTCCCGGAGCAGCGGCTAAAGCTCGCCCAGGCCCTGAGGCGGCTTCGGCCCCGGGTGGTCTTCGCCCCCCTCGAGGCCGACCGCCACCCCGACCACACCGCCGCAAGCCGCCTCGCCGTGGCCGCGGTCCACCTGGCGGGCCTGAGGAAGGCCCCCTTGGAGGGGGAGCCTTTCCGGGTGGAGAGGCTTTTCTTCTACCCGGGGAACCATCCCTTCGCCCCGAGCTTTCTGGTCAAGATCTCCGCCTTCATAGACCAGTGGGAGGCCGCGGTTTTGGCCTATAGGAGCCAGTTTACGGGGGAGGCGGCGAGCGAGACCGTGGGGCCCAAGGGGGTGGAGGCCCGCAAGGCCATGCGCCGCTACTGGGGGAACTATTTGGGGGTGGACTACGCCGAGCCTTTCGTAAGCCCTCTTCCCGTGCTTTACGTGCCCTGGTCCCGGGCCTAG
- a CDS encoding HepT-like ribonuclease domain-containing protein codes for MLEACEKVMRSEGLDFHAFVRNELVYDAVLRNPGVLGEAAKKVPDSVRARYPSVEWRAIAGLGDVLAHAYFALDDATLWDIVAHKVPALAEALRRILEEGDA; via the coding sequence ATGCTGGAGGCCTGTGAAAAGGTCATGCGCTCCGAGGGCCTTGATTTTCACGCCTTCGTCCGAAACGAGCTGGTTTACGATGCCGTGCTTCGCAACCCGGGGGTCCTCGGTGAGGCGGCGAAGAAGGTGCCCGACTCCGTGCGGGCCCGCTACCCCTCGGTGGAGTGGCGGGCGATCGCCGGTTTGGGGGACGTTTTAGCCCACGCCTACTTCGCCTTGGACGACGCTACCCTTTGGGATATTGTGGCCCACAAGGTGCCCGCGCTCGCGGAGGCGCTTCGGCGGATTCTGGAGGAAGGGGATGCTTGA
- a CDS encoding nucleotidyltransferase family protein, with translation MRKEEVLALLRSRWPELCALGVAELYLFGSLARGEARPRSDVDLLVAFATPPGFEGYWRVKEFLESLLGRPVDLVMKGALKPWAVSEVLGEAVRVA, from the coding sequence GTGCGGAAGGAGGAGGTCCTGGCCCTGCTCCGGTCCCGTTGGCCTGAGCTATGCGCCCTGGGGGTAGCGGAGCTCTACCTCTTCGGCTCCTTGGCCCGGGGTGAGGCCCGGCCCAGGAGCGACGTGGACCTGCTGGTGGCTTTTGCCACTCCGCCGGGCTTTGAGGGCTACTGGCGGGTGAAAGAGTTTTTGGAAAGCCTCCTGGGGCGGCCCGTGGACTTGGTGATGAAGGGGGCCTTGAAGCCCTGGGCGGTGTCCGAGGTGTTGGGCGAGGCCGTCCGTGTCGCGTAG
- the plsY gene encoding glycerol-3-phosphate 1-O-acyltransferase PlsY — translation MTAAVWTLLLAYLFGSVPAGVLVARTYGVDLRKVGSGNIGATNVLRALGWGPALVVAFFDVFKGGIAVLVARAFGLSDWMLGGVALMAVLGHNYSVFLRFRGGKGVATSFGTLLFLDPVLALWTFPIGLSVILLTRYVSAGSMTGGVAAFVLSLALGRPLWEVATVFLMALLIFWTHRENLKRLREGTERRLGERVEAR, via the coding sequence ATGACGGCAGCGGTTTGGACGCTCCTTCTCGCCTACCTCTTCGGCTCCGTGCCCGCCGGGGTGCTGGTGGCCCGCACCTACGGGGTGGACCTCCGCAAGGTGGGCTCGGGGAATATCGGGGCCACCAACGTCCTCCGCGCTTTGGGCTGGGGCCCGGCTTTGGTGGTGGCCTTCTTTGACGTCTTCAAGGGCGGGATCGCCGTCCTCGTGGCCCGGGCCTTTGGCCTTTCCGACTGGATGCTGGGCGGGGTGGCCTTGATGGCGGTTTTGGGCCACAACTACTCGGTCTTCCTCCGCTTCCGCGGGGGGAAGGGGGTGGCCACGAGCTTCGGCACCCTCCTCTTCCTGGACCCCGTCTTGGCCCTCTGGACCTTTCCCATAGGGCTAAGCGTCATCCTCCTCACCCGCTACGTCTCCGCGGGGAGCATGACCGGGGGGGTGGCGGCCTTCGTCCTCTCCCTGGCCTTGGGCAGGCCCCTTTGGGAGGTGGCCACGGTCTTCCTCATGGCCCTCCTCATCTTCTGGACCCACCGGGAAAACCTCAAGCGCCTCCGGGAGGGGACGGAGAGGCGGCTTGGAGAGCGGGTGGAGGCACGCTAG
- a CDS encoding ABC transporter permease encodes MRYLRVLRLFLLTSLAAEMEYRANFYLGLLSSCLTLLGALFGLLLLYQGGYRPGGWRLEEALLVLSAFTLLQGLGSTLLAPNLNKIVEHVQQGTLDFVLLKPIDPQFWLSFRAFSPWGLGDFLLGMGLLLYAGERLGLGLGGYLLFLFYLALGSVMLYSLWFLLATTSIWFVKIYNVTEVLRGLLEAGRFPVGSYPALYRVFFTFVVPVAFLTTVPAEAALGRGEAPFAAFLLALGLLALARGFFRLALRSYTSASS; translated from the coding sequence GTGCGCTACCTCCGGGTTTTGCGCCTTTTTCTCCTCACCTCCTTGGCGGCGGAGATGGAGTATCGGGCCAACTTCTACCTGGGCCTCCTCTCCTCCTGCCTCACCCTCCTCGGCGCCCTCTTCGGCCTCCTCCTCCTCTACCAGGGGGGGTACAGGCCGGGGGGGTGGCGGCTGGAGGAGGCCCTTTTGGTCCTTTCCGCCTTCACCCTGCTTCAGGGCCTGGGGAGCACCCTCCTCGCCCCCAACCTCAACAAGATCGTGGAACACGTGCAGCAGGGGACCCTGGACTTCGTCCTCCTCAAGCCCATAGACCCCCAGTTCTGGCTCTCCTTCCGCGCCTTCTCCCCCTGGGGCCTGGGGGACTTCCTCTTGGGGATGGGGCTTCTCCTTTACGCGGGGGAGCGGCTTGGCCTTGGGCTTGGAGGCTACCTTCTCTTCCTCTTCTACCTGGCCTTGGGCAGCGTCATGCTCTACAGCCTCTGGTTCCTCCTCGCCACCACCAGCATCTGGTTCGTGAAGATCTACAACGTCACCGAGGTCCTGCGGGGGCTCCTCGAGGCGGGGCGGTTTCCCGTGGGGAGCTATCCCGCCCTTTACCGGGTCTTCTTCACCTTCGTGGTACCCGTGGCCTTCCTCACCACCGTGCCCGCGGAAGCGGCCCTGGGGAGGGGAGAGGCCCCCTTTGCCGCCTTCCTCCTCGCCCTTGGCCTTTTGGCCCTGGCCCGGGGGTTTTTCCGCCTGGCCTTGAGGAGCTACACCTCGGCGAGCAGCTAG
- a CDS encoding ABC transporter ATP-binding protein — protein MGASPIVVAEGLTRHYRVALKEDSLLGTLRHFLRRRYQTIRAVEGVSFRILPGEVVGFLGPNGAGKTTTLKMLTGLVHPTRGKALVAGHVPWRREKAFLRKITLVMGNKQQLIWDLPAMDSFRLNAAIYEIPEGEFRKRVLELAEMLSLTEKLHQPVRKLSLGERMKAELLAALLHRPEVLFLDEPTLGLDVNAQVAVREFIREYNRRYGATVLLTSHYMADIAALSERVLVIHQGRLLYDGALEGLLARFAPYREVRLTLGSPLPREALLPFGEVRALEGREGRLLVPRERLTERVAEILKRLPVEDLEVREPPLEEVIAKVFQSPKEAV, from the coding sequence ATGGGCGCAAGCCCCATCGTGGTGGCGGAAGGCCTCACCCGGCACTACCGGGTGGCCCTGAAGGAGGACTCCCTCCTGGGGACGCTCCGCCACTTCCTCCGCCGACGCTACCAGACCATCCGGGCCGTGGAAGGGGTCTCCTTCCGGATCCTTCCCGGGGAGGTGGTGGGGTTTTTGGGCCCCAACGGGGCGGGCAAGACCACCACGCTCAAGATGCTCACCGGCCTTGTCCACCCCACGAGGGGCAAGGCCCTGGTGGCGGGGCACGTGCCCTGGAGGAGGGAGAAGGCCTTCCTCAGGAAGATCACCCTGGTCATGGGCAACAAGCAACAGCTCATCTGGGACCTCCCCGCCATGGACTCCTTCCGCCTGAACGCCGCCATCTACGAGATCCCGGAAGGGGAGTTCAGAAAGCGGGTCTTGGAGCTTGCGGAGATGCTCTCCCTCACGGAGAAGCTCCACCAGCCCGTGCGCAAGCTCTCCTTAGGGGAGAGGATGAAGGCCGAGCTCCTGGCCGCCCTCCTCCACCGCCCGGAGGTCCTCTTCCTGGACGAGCCCACCCTGGGCCTGGACGTGAACGCCCAGGTGGCGGTCCGGGAGTTCATCCGGGAGTACAACCGCCGCTATGGGGCCACGGTCCTCCTCACGAGCCACTACATGGCGGACATCGCCGCCCTATCTGAACGCGTCCTGGTCATCCACCAGGGCAGGCTCCTCTACGACGGGGCCCTGGAGGGGCTTTTGGCGCGCTTCGCCCCCTACCGGGAGGTGCGCCTCACCCTGGGAAGCCCCCTTCCCCGGGAGGCCCTCCTCCCCTTCGGCGAGGTGCGGGCCCTGGAGGGGCGGGAGGGGCGGCTTCTCGTGCCCCGGGAAAGGCTCACGGAGAGGGTGGCGGAGATCCTAAAGAGGCTTCCCGTGGAGGACCTCGAGGTCCGGGAGCCCCCCCTGGAGGAGGTCATCGCCAAGGTCTTCCAAAGCCCCAAGGAGGCGGTATGA
- a CDS encoding ABC transporter permease, with amino-acid sequence MRKAGTLLSVYLAYMLEYRAELFLWALAGALPLILLGVWTEAARGGEFPLSPGEFARYFLMVFLVRQATVVWVVWEFERDVVEGRLSFRLLRPLDPFFDHLAAHTAERLARLPFVVLLTLLFFALFPEARFLPEPGAFLLGLGLTVLAFLLRYTMQYTTALLTFWTERATSVEEVFFLLYLFLSGTIAPLEVFPEPLKSLALLTPFPYLVYLPAALLAGQEVALFPGLWIMLLWGVGFLLLSRLLWRLGLRRYSGQGA; translated from the coding sequence ATGAGAAAGGCAGGGACCCTCCTCTCCGTCTACCTGGCCTACATGCTGGAGTACCGGGCGGAGCTCTTCCTCTGGGCCCTGGCGGGGGCGCTTCCCCTGATCCTCCTCGGGGTCTGGACCGAGGCCGCAAGGGGTGGGGAGTTTCCCCTAAGCCCGGGGGAGTTCGCCCGCTACTTCCTCATGGTCTTCCTGGTGCGCCAGGCCACGGTGGTCTGGGTGGTGTGGGAGTTTGAGCGGGACGTGGTGGAGGGGAGGCTCTCCTTCCGGCTCCTTAGGCCCTTGGACCCCTTCTTTGACCACCTGGCCGCCCACACCGCCGAAAGGCTCGCCCGGCTTCCCTTCGTCGTCCTCCTCACCCTCCTCTTCTTCGCCCTTTTCCCCGAGGCCCGCTTTCTGCCGGAGCCCGGGGCCTTCCTCTTGGGCCTCGGCCTCACCGTCCTCGCCTTCCTCCTCCGCTACACCATGCAGTACACCACCGCCCTCCTCACCTTCTGGACCGAGCGGGCCACCAGCGTGGAGGAGGTCTTCTTCCTCCTCTACCTCTTCCTCTCGGGGACCATCGCCCCCCTCGAGGTCTTCCCCGAACCCCTGAAAAGCCTCGCCCTCCTCACCCCCTTCCCCTACCTCGTCTACCTCCCCGCCGCCCTCCTCGCCGGGCAGGAGGTCGCCCTCTTCCCCGGCCTCTGGATCATGCTCCTCTGGGGCGTGGGCTTTCTCCTCCTCTCCCGCCTGCTTTGGCGGCTCGGCCTCAGGCGCTACTCGGGCCAGGGGGCATAA
- a CDS encoding Uma2 family endonuclease: MATRYRFRVEEFERAFQGVPHVELLRGEVYRMGPIGPKHVHKVAQLDARLQEALKGKAVVAVQSPLRLSEDSEPEPDLMVLKPPLERYQDRLPTPEDVLLLVEVADTSLEFDREVKLPLYAEAGIPEVWLVNPKENLLEAHRDPRGGRYREIRLLSPEEEVSLSAFPEVRLPWA; encoded by the coding sequence ATGGCCACCCGCTACCGCTTCCGGGTAGAGGAGTTTGAGCGAGCCTTCCAGGGGGTGCCCCACGTGGAGCTCCTCCGGGGGGAGGTCTACCGGATGGGCCCCATCGGACCCAAGCACGTGCACAAGGTGGCGCAGTTGGATGCCAGACTTCAGGAAGCCCTGAAGGGAAAGGCCGTGGTGGCCGTCCAGTCCCCCTTGCGCCTCTCCGAGGACTCCGAGCCCGAGCCGGACCTCATGGTGCTTAAGCCCCCTTTGGAGCGCTACCAGGACCGGCTCCCCACCCCGGAGGACGTCCTCCTCCTCGTGGAGGTGGCCGACACCTCCTTGGAGTTTGACCGGGAGGTGAAGCTTCCCCTCTACGCCGAGGCGGGCATCCCCGAGGTCTGGCTCGTGAACCCAAAGGAGAACCTCCTGGAAGCCCACCGGGACCCCCGGGGCGGTCGCTACCGGGAGATCCGGCTCCTCTCCCCCGAGGAAGAGGTAAGCCTTTCCGCCTTCCCCGAGGTCAGGCTCCCCTGGGCGTAG
- the cimA gene encoding citramalate synthase, protein MVEILDTTLRDGTQGEGVSLSVDDKVAIARRLAAFGIHLIEGGWPGSNPKDAEFFQRMRGVDLGAARLAAFGATRRKGLAPEEDPSVLALLEAETPVVVLFGKSWTLHVLEALETSLEENLRMIEETVAFFARRGRRVVYDAEHFFDGYKEDPAYALATLEAAFRGGADTLVLCDTNGGSLPEEVYAITKAVVERFPGVRVGIHPHNDADLAVANALAAVRAGATHVQGTINGYGERCGNLNLTSFLPTLVFKYGIPAISPEKLRELREVSHFVDERANLTPNRRAPYVGEAAFAHKAGVHVSAVLKNPRTYEHIPPEWVGNQRRFLVSDVSGRSNLLAKLQELGVDLSKEEARRLLDEVKALEYEGYAFEGAEASFYLLAHRLKGGSLPFSVEGFSVFVHGRGLSTAWAEATVRVRVGESLQHTAAESPFGPVSALDRAFRKAVLQFYPELSEVELTDYKVRILSGQEAGTNSGVRVMVEMKRGEERFATVGASENILEASLKALTDGYAYALLYPVATPRGA, encoded by the coding sequence GTGGTAGAAATCCTGGACACCACCTTAAGGGACGGCACCCAAGGGGAGGGGGTAAGCCTCTCCGTGGACGACAAGGTGGCCATCGCGAGGCGCCTCGCCGCCTTCGGGATCCACCTCATTGAGGGGGGGTGGCCCGGCTCCAACCCCAAGGACGCCGAGTTCTTCCAGCGCATGAGGGGGGTGGACCTGGGGGCGGCGAGGCTTGCCGCCTTCGGCGCCACGAGGCGAAAGGGCCTCGCCCCCGAGGAAGACCCCTCGGTCCTCGCCCTTTTGGAGGCGGAGACCCCGGTGGTGGTCCTCTTCGGGAAGAGCTGGACCCTCCACGTTTTGGAGGCTTTGGAGACCTCCTTGGAGGAGAACCTCCGCATGATTGAGGAGACGGTGGCCTTCTTCGCCCGGAGGGGCAGGCGGGTGGTCTACGACGCCGAGCACTTCTTTGACGGCTACAAGGAGGACCCCGCTTACGCCCTCGCCACCCTCGAGGCCGCCTTCAGGGGCGGGGCCGACACCCTGGTCCTTTGCGACACCAACGGGGGGAGCCTCCCCGAGGAGGTCTACGCCATCACCAAGGCGGTGGTGGAGCGGTTTCCGGGGGTCCGGGTGGGCATCCACCCCCACAACGACGCCGACCTCGCCGTGGCCAACGCCCTCGCGGCGGTGCGGGCCGGGGCCACCCACGTCCAGGGCACCATCAACGGCTACGGGGAAAGGTGCGGCAACCTCAACCTCACGAGCTTCCTCCCCACCCTGGTCTTCAAGTACGGGATCCCCGCCATCTCCCCGGAAAAGCTGAGGGAGCTCAGGGAGGTTTCCCACTTCGTGGACGAAAGGGCCAACCTCACCCCCAACCGCCGCGCCCCCTACGTGGGGGAGGCGGCCTTCGCCCACAAGGCCGGGGTGCACGTCTCCGCCGTCCTCAAGAACCCCCGCACCTACGAGCACATCCCCCCGGAGTGGGTGGGGAACCAGCGGCGCTTTCTGGTCTCGGACGTCTCGGGCCGCTCCAACCTCCTCGCCAAGCTCCAGGAGCTCGGGGTGGACCTAAGCAAGGAGGAGGCCAGGCGCCTTCTGGACGAGGTCAAGGCCCTGGAGTACGAGGGCTACGCCTTTGAGGGGGCGGAGGCGAGCTTCTACCTCCTCGCCCACCGCCTGAAGGGCGGGAGCCTTCCCTTCAGCGTGGAGGGCTTTAGCGTCTTCGTCCACGGAAGGGGCCTTTCCACCGCCTGGGCCGAGGCCACGGTGCGGGTTAGGGTGGGGGAGAGCCTCCAGCACACCGCCGCGGAAAGCCCCTTCGGGCCCGTCTCCGCCCTGGATAGGGCCTTCCGCAAGGCCGTGTTGCAGTTCTATCCGGAGCTTTCCGAGGTGGAGCTCACGGACTACAAGGTGCGGATCCTCTCCGGCCAGGAGGCGGGGACGAACTCCGGGGTGCGGGTCATGGTGGAGATGAAGCGGGGGGAGGAGCGCTTCGCCACCGTGGGGGCGAGCGAGAACATCCTCGAGGCCTCCCTCAAGGCCCTCACCGACGGGTACGCCTACGCCCTCCTCTACCCGGTGGCTACGCCCAGGGGAGCCTGA